The genomic window GCATCTTGCTGTCTTCTCGTTAGCGTCGATCACCCGGGAGcggaagccaaaaaaaaaaaatgaagctGCTGATGCGATTCGCTTCCACCCGGCGGCGCAGGCGGCAATGCTGGACCTGGACGCTGGACCGCATGGAAATGGATATGCCGCGGCATAAACCCGGACGCGGCAAATATTCTCTCTCTTTGGCGGCCGAATTCTTTTCCCGTTGCGAAGATGCCGTGTGTCCGCTCCCGCTGCCTAACCCAACCTAATTAACCTGCCGATCTCTCTTCCTCGTTCTCAATTCCCCGCACTCTTTCATCGTGCTGTACCATCTCGCACGCATAGCACGCGAGGGGACTGTATAAATAGCCAGCGTCCTCGCTCGTCGCCTCCGCAAATTAGCAAATCCGCGCGCATTACATACAAATATACAGCTCGTCAGCTCGACATATATAGTTTGGCTGTTATCCAGCGCTGATAATTAATCATTGTCTTCATCGCTCCATCGTCGTCTACCCCGCCGACAGCCGTCGCGTAGCTGGCCGGCCGTGACCATCAATCAGGCTAGCTAGCTCCTGCCGCCTCTGCATCGGTCGCCGGCGCGGATTGTGGGAGCCACGCACAGACATGGATAAGCTCAAGGCCGCGCGCGCCACCGACGTCCCGTCCGCCATGCCGGAGCGGGACATCGCCGCGGACCTCGACGGCCTAGCAGCCTCCGCCGCGTCGTCGCGCTCGTGCATCAGAGGTACGTGCGCGGCCACGCTAACGTACGCGTATACGTACTGAGACGCGCGCATGCATACGGCACTGCCGCATTTATTATATTAATATGATAATGATTTGGCAGCAGGtggggcggaggcggcggcggcgacgacgaccgcAGCCGAGGGACGGCCGCCGCTGGTGGTGATAGGGCACCGCGGCAAGGGGATGAACGCGCTGGCGTCGCCGGACCCGCGACTGCGCGGGGACGTCAGGGAGAACACCCTCCGTGCCTTCAACGACGCCGCCGCTAGCCACCCCGCCGTCGCCTACGTCGAGTTCGACGTCCAGGTAAATCATCATGGGCATCAAACACAGAAAATTGACAATGCCTGCAAGGCATTCACTCGATCACCGGCGTGTGCCACCTCTGTGCGTGGCGTCGGCGTTCGTGAGGGACGACGGCACGGCACGTCACTGTCGTCTTCTGGGCCCTCAGGCCCGATTAGGAAAAAGGTTTCTGCTGCCTGCTAGTTCCTGGACCGGGGGCCCAGGAAGGGAAGACCGCTTGCTTGACGCGTGGTGCGGTCTAAGCAGCGTCCTTCGTCCAGAAACATCACGGGGATGGTGGAATTCCTCTCCGTCTCCGTTCCGTTCAAAAGCACCCGAccttattaaaaaaaaaaaaatccctcgCTCAGAAAACCTGCCTTGTGGGTCCGTCCGCATGAACCTAGAGTCACGTTATAATTGGATTTTGACTTTCAAATTGCCTACCTATTCATAAAGTAAAAAAAAACTCTGTTTGCGGGTAAGAAAAAACTTGTATGAATGTGGAGAAATTAAAGGTTCTCTTAATTAAACCCTCTTATTTCTGCCTCTGCAACTGCAACTGAGAACGAGCAAGCAAGCGCTCTAACCATGGCCATGAATATTGCAGGTGACAAAGGACGGCTGGCCTGTCATCTTCCATGACAACTTCATCTACACCCAACAAGAAGTAAGTTTATCAATTGCTCTGTTCAACTGTCCAACCACAAATTAAGCATCTCGCATATATAAACATCGTCTCACAATCGTAATGGAGGCGGGCAAAAACGATTTCCCAAGGCGGGCATCTcaaccgcctccaatcaaaggtcacggttaatcatgATTTACACAGACGGTTGAatatgcccgcctcggttaattcaAATAAAACAAAGCCCAAACCCGCCAatccaaataaaaaaacaaaaaagcccAGACCCGGGGGGTCTGGGCCTAGATCTGGGCTGCTCGCATCCACACCATGTCGTCGCGCCGCTGGTCCGCCCCTCCCCGCCGCGCCATGCTTTGGTGGTCGCGCCGAGCTCCTCCAGGCCAAGCTcctgcacgccgccgccgctgctcctgcTGGACGTGCTGCCCTGACATGAAAAGAGGGTGAGTGAGACGAAGAGGAGAGAAAACGAGGGAGGGAGCCGCCGGATCTGCCTACCCACGCGCTCCTAGCCTCGCGCTgccgagggagagggagggagccgTACCTGAGGCGGATCTGAGCGGTAGAGGCGCGCCGAGCCCGATGTCAAGGAGGAGCCCGCCGGCCGGcgatggagagggaggaagggaaGTCGCCGGATCTGAGCAaacagagggagggagggagggcgccGCTAGGAACGGGGGAGGGAAGGAGGGCGCCGCTCAGCTGAGAACGAGTGAGAGGAGTCGCCGCTCGTCTGACTGGATGAGGAGCCGCCCAAACCCTAagtgcatgtatatatatgaagagGTATCGGGCCTCGTCTGGGTCAGTTGGGCCTTGGCCTTTTTAGGAGGCAGGCATTATAGTGTGTCTGTCTCCGAAAAATGATTTATGAAGGCGGACGTTTTAAGACTCCCGCCTCCGAAAATAGTATATTTTTGGAAGACTCCCGCCTTAGTAAATCCATGTTTGGAGGCGAGCAAAAGTGACCGCCTCTGTAAAAAAaagcccgcctccgttaatcgtcCAACATttttcgaggtggttggattttgtgaccgtCTCCATTAATTAAAGTGCAACGCCACTCAAAATTAATCATGTAGTAGTGCGTCATGCTCAAATATTGTAATGTCATTCAGGGCGAAATCTCAGGGAAGCGTGTCACCGACCTTGATTTGGACGAGTTCCTCTCCTACGGGCCCCAAAGAGAGCAGGGGAAGGTACGCTCGCTAAACAATCACGGCCTTTTTTTCTTCAAAATGTCACGGCCTTTCAAGTGTAACGGGGTTGCCCCTTTCATCAACATTCTCAGGCCGGCAAGCCACTTTTCCGGAAGCTTAAGGACGGGAGGATCCTCAAGTGGGACGTGCGGTCCGACGACGCGCTGTGCACGCTGCGTGAGGTCTTCCAGGGCGTCCACCGCCGTGTCGGCTTCAACGTCGAGCTCAAGTTCGACGACGACCTCGTCTACACGGAGGAGAGGCTGACCTGCATCCTACAAGCCGTCCTCAAGGCACGTGGCAACGCTAAAGAGGCCCAAGCAGCTTTCCTTGATTCCTTCTGTAACATCTCTGAAGAGAATGCCTACTGATTGCTCTATTACTTGGTGTTCAGGTTGTCTTCGAGCACGCCGACGACAGGCTCATCATCTTCTCCAGCTTCCAGCCCGACGCCGCGCAGCTTATCCGCAAGCTGCAAGACAAATACCCCGTAAGTGTCACTGCCACAACCATGAAGTTTTCGGACCGTGAACAGTCAACACTCAATGCTGACTGATGGGACCTACCCTGCTACGAACAGGTGTTCTTTCTGACGAACGGAGGGACGCAGGTGTACGCCGACCCGCGTCGGAACTCGCTGGAGGAGGCCGTCAAGCTGTTCGTCGCCGGCGGGCTGCAGGGGATCGTGTCGGAGGTCCGCGCGATACTCAGGCAGCCGTCGGCggtggccaagatcaaggagGCCAACAAGCTGTCGCTGATGACCTACGGCCAGCTCAAGTGAGTGATCTATCACTGTTCACTTCCGTGTTTGCCCACAGCCTACTGCAGCCCGTGATAGGGAACTGAACGCGTGCTCGCTGTTTGTGCTTTGTGTGTGTCGGTCTCGCAGCAACGTGCCGGAGGTGGTGTACGTGCAGCACCTGATGGGGGTGGACGGCGTCATCGTCGACCTGGTGCGGGAGATCGCCGAGGCCGTGTCGGCGTTCACGGCCACGGCCGTGCAGTCGTCAGGCTCCCAGGACGGCGGCGGCATCGTGGTGGGCGAGAGGATGGAGACAGCCGCCGTGGCGGTGGCACGGACGCCGAGCTTCTCGCCGCGGGAGATGTCCTTCCTCCTGAGGCTCATCCCCGAGCTTGTGCAGTAGCGTGTGTTGTTCTTGCTGGCGGAATTTCTGCCATGATTTGATCGGACCCATTGTAGATTACAACGTTGTTGGCTTCTTTTTGTCTGTCAACTGAAATCGAAAAAGGCTGTGGGTTGCATTTGTAATATCCCCACTGTAGCTTGCATGAGTGAAATCTGCAGTCCTCTCCATACAAGGACTACAAACTATAGCCTTGCccgttgtaaaaaaaaaaaaaacctataGCCTTGCCAAGGGGTCAATATACTACAGGAGCAACTGCACAGTGACATTTCCTCTCATATCCGGATATCCCTCATCCAATGGtcatttatttttttttttttttttttaaaaagtaacTAAGCATCACACTCTGGCACTAACCAAACATATAAGATACAAATAATGTAGCTGTCAAGATGGAGTGGAAGCAACAACCTTAGGTCCAGTTTTGTTGCGGCTTCCGGGGGAGAGGGAGGTAGTTCATTTTAATCCGTAGAAGCAGGAGCCGGAGTCTCTTGTAGTTCATTTTAATCCGTAGAGGCAGAAACCatctagggcatgtttggtttcctCCTGCTAAAATTTAGTTACTAAAATcaatgactaaactttagtcaccctctgttcgcttctcttataatccgttattttcagcttgttttttcagccgaaacaatgttttgacttgttttttcagcgaaacgaacggggcctaaaaATGACTAAAGGCCATTAAAACAGTTCAACAAAGGCCAAACTACCACTAATGAATGCTCAAATCAGATGGGGGACCAGCAAACATGAGGGGCAACCCTTGTTCACTGGGCACTTTAGCCCACTTTTAGCTACTCTTGGGTGACTAATGTGACTAAATTACTTTAATCCCTTTTTAGTCAGTTTGTTTGACAGTTTAGTAGctaaagtgactaaagtttagtagctttAGCAGGGGAACCTACACATACTCTTAGGGGCTGATTGGTAGGCTGAACCGGGCCGTCCCCGCACCATTTAGTTGTATGACCTCATTCATGTAGCGTGTTTGGTTGTTCTCCTCGCACCTTTCGTCTGTATCCTTTCATTCATCTGTCCTCCTCCATCCCGCACGACTTCGTCTTTTCAATTTTCACTTCCCTCTCCATGCAGGATGGCTTGATTCAGGTATGGCGCAGGGACCCATGTGtcatacactcaaaactcacatccaTGCATACAACCAAACAAGATGCCATCTTATACTGGACCAACAACgaagacaaccaaacacgactgAGTGCACGATTTGAGCATGCATCTCACCATTCTGGACCGGCTCTCCACCCCGGTTCACCCTCACCAAAGCAACCAATCACACCCTTAGTGCTACAGTACTTGTGTTCAACTATGCTCAATAGTGCATCCGGAGCCAGAGCCAGCAAAAGCTTGGCTAAACCGTGCTCACTGCTCAGCATTAGGTGGCGACTTCAAAGTTTACGCGCCACATGATCCTTGTTTTAGATAATGGAAGAATATCGGGCTTCATCCCCACAAATGAGGATCATACCAAAATTATTACAGGACACAAATGCTTAAAACAATAACAGTCTGAGAAGCCAAATAAAATTACTTTGTAATCCTAAATACACAAGGCCACCCATGGAGACGAAGAAGACCATTGCCACCGACTCTAACGTACGACGAAAAGGTGATGCATTCTTTCTTGCCATCACATACTGAAGTTGACTCCAAAGTCGACGCTAATAAATTCCACTGAGTAAGACTTCATAAAGTTGTTAGATTTATAATTGTCAAAAAATAATTTGGTTTCTTGTTTTACCGTCCCTTAGAGCGAGCTGCACTTGTTGTATATTAAAATAAAAAGGCATCTGCTCCAATATAAACCTCATCTGTGAGGGCCGCTtctggagttttttttttaatttttgtaaTGATTATATATACTGCAAAACAAGAAATTGCGTAGAAAGGTTTGCAATGGGCCTGGCCCATGAATGAGTATGAATACTCCGAGGTACAAATTGGTCACAAGATACGTGATGCATACATGGAAGTTTACAAATACAAAAGAAAGATTTGCAGCTCACTCAACATTTCTTGAAGCCAACCATCGAAGGTGTCGGAGAGGCCAGTGCCGGTCTTGAAGGTAACCTTCTCTGGCGATGCCTCGGGGACGTACACCTCGACGACGCCGAGCCAGAGCATGAGCTCCTTTGTCTTTACGCCGGTAATCTTCCTCAGCTTGCCCTTCTCAGCGAATGCCGTCACCTCGGCGGCGTACGACACGGTCTGCTTGATCTTCTTGAAGGTGTgttccaccttcttcttctcctgcaCCAGCCACACGAACCCTGTCTCGCGGTTGTAACCGAACTCCTGGATGTCCTCGAGGGGCAGGAAGCCTTTGGGGAGGCCGAGCTCCTCCAGCAGCTCTATTGACTTCTTCCTGCAGATGGCGTCTCCTCCGGTGACGACCTCAGCGCCGGCACGGTGGCTCTCGATGGCCTGGGATGCCATGGTCGTTCACTAGATACCTGTCCTGTTGTGCAGAAATGTGTGACCAAGAGTCGGTCGTAGTAGCTGATGCTGCTTTAGGGGGGCGATGGAATGTTTGTGTGATGGGAGAAGGAGCTGCAACACATCTATATAGGCATGCAGCTTCTACAGAGAAGCAATGCAGGGCGGATAGTCTTATTTGACTTCGTTGGCAGAGCGCTTCAAATCTGCAAAGTCAACATTGTCACCCCGGGAGGCCTTGCAAGAGCGCTCCATGTGACCCGAGGCACCGCAGCGACGGCAACGAACAGGGTCACGGCATGGGGCCTCCTCCTGTTGCTAAAGCTCCTTCATCGGCTACACCGGCCTGGAGCCTCCTCCTGGGCAGCCTGGGCACGCCGGCACATTGACCTCGCAACCTTCCAGGGCAATCTACAAGGAACGCACTGGGAAGCACTAAGGGCGTGTTTagatcaaaaaaaaaatttaggttcggggtactgtagcactttcgtttttatttggcaattagtgtctaattatagactaattaggttcgaaagtttcgtctcacgatttctcacctaactgtgcaattagttttttttcgtctacatttagtactccatgcatgtgccgcaaaattcgatatgacggatactgcgcaaaaatttttggtttttagaTGGAATTAAACGGGACCTAAGTAGCATCCTCCCTGCCTATACATGCATCACAAGGACTGAGAT from Miscanthus floridulus cultivar M001 chromosome 11, ASM1932011v1, whole genome shotgun sequence includes these protein-coding regions:
- the LOC136494041 gene encoding glycerophosphodiester phosphodiesterase GDPD2-like isoform X2 — translated: MDKLKAARATDVPSAMPERDIAADLDGLAASAASSRSCIRAGGAEAAAATTTAAEGRPPLVVIGHRGKGMNALASPDPRLRGDVRENTLRAFNDAAASHPAVAYVEFDVQVTKDGWPVIFHDNFIYTQQEGEISGKRVTDLDLDEFLSYGPQREQGKAGKPLFRKLKDGRILKWDVRSDDALCTLREVFQGVHRRVGFNVELKFDDDLVYTEERLTCILQAVLKVVFEHADDRLIIFSSFQPDAAQLIRKLQDKYPVYADPRRNSLEEAVKLFVAGGLQGIVSEVRAILRQPSAVAKIKEANKLSLMTYGQLNNVPEVVYVQHLMGVDGVIVDLVREIAEAVSAFTATAVQSSGSQDGGGIVVGERMETAAVAVARTPSFSPREMSFLLRLIPELVQ
- the LOC136494041 gene encoding glycerophosphodiester phosphodiesterase GDPD1, chloroplastic-like isoform X1 — translated: MDKLKAARATDVPSAMPERDIAADLDGLAASAASSRSCIRAGGAEAAAATTTAAEGRPPLVVIGHRGKGMNALASPDPRLRGDVRENTLRAFNDAAASHPAVAYVEFDVQVTKDGWPVIFHDNFIYTQQEGEISGKRVTDLDLDEFLSYGPQREQGKAGKPLFRKLKDGRILKWDVRSDDALCTLREVFQGVHRRVGFNVELKFDDDLVYTEERLTCILQAVLKVVFEHADDRLIIFSSFQPDAAQLIRKLQDKYPVFFLTNGGTQVYADPRRNSLEEAVKLFVAGGLQGIVSEVRAILRQPSAVAKIKEANKLSLMTYGQLNNVPEVVYVQHLMGVDGVIVDLVREIAEAVSAFTATAVQSSGSQDGGGIVVGERMETAAVAVARTPSFSPREMSFLLRLIPELVQ